In Euphorbia lathyris chromosome 10, ddEupLath1.1, whole genome shotgun sequence, a single genomic region encodes these proteins:
- the LOC136209786 gene encoding cytochrome P450 CYP94D108-like — protein sequence MESLALLFLFPLSLCLYLYFLYSNFQKKSSKKGFKIYPLVGALPEFLINRHRFLDWTTEVLQDCPSNTAFFHRPGNVHGIITASPEIVEHILKNNFENYPKGDRSVSILQDFLGTGIFNSDGEMWRLQRKIASYEFNTKSLRIFIMDSVKIEISTRLIPLLERASKLNQELDLQEILERFAFDNICKLAFNVDPCCLGGDGVAVGEFMKAFEEATTLSARRFLHAAPFLWKISKFFNIGEEKSLQKSIKIVHEFADEIIKSRIAKRTENQNDDLDLLSRFIQNDDSNSPEFLRDIVISFILAGRDTTSAALTWFFWLLSSNPQVERKILNELESIRARTGKITCDGETFSFEELKDMNYLQAAISESMRLYPPVPVDTRACKNEDVFPDGTFIGKNWFVAYHMYAMGRMERLWGESCCEYLPERWLDDDGVCRQESPFKFPVFNAGPRICLGKDMAYIQMKSIAAAVIERFHIDVNSKEKCPEHVLAMTLRMKGGLQIKAKERCY from the coding sequence ATGGAATCCTTAGCTTTACTTTTCCTTtttcctctttctctttgcCTCTATCTCTACTTCCTCTACTCcaatttccaaaaaaaatctTCCAAAAAAGGCTTCAAAATCTATCCTCTCGTAGGAGCTTTGCCTGAATTCTTGATTAACCGGCACCGTTTTCTCGACTGGACTACAGAAGTGCTGCAGGACTGTCCTTCCAACACCGCCTTCTTCCACCGTCCAGGAAACGTCCACGGAATCATCACAGCTAGCCCTGAAATCGTCGAACATATTCTCAAGAACAATTTCGAGAATTATCCGAAAGGAGATCGCTCCGTTTCTATTCTCCAGGACTTTCTCGGCACCGGAATCTTCAATTCCGATGGAGAAATGTGGCGACTTCAAAGAAAAATTGCTAGCTACGAATTCAACACTAAATCGCTTAGAATTTTCATTATGGACAGTGTTAAGATCGAGATTTCAACAAGATTGATTCCTCTACTCGAAAGAGCTTCGAAATTGAATCAGGAATTGGATTTGCAGGAGATTTTAGAGAGGTTTGCGTTTGATAATATTTGTAAACTTGCTTTCAATGTCGATCCATGTTGTCTCGGCGGCGACGGTGTTGCTGTCGGTGAGTTTATGAAAGCATTTGAAGAAGCAACCACGCTTAGCGCCAGAAGATTTTTGCACGCAGCTCCATTTTTATGGAAAATCAGTAAGTTTTTTAATATCGGAGAAGAGAAATCACTCCAAAAATCGATTAAGATAGTCCATGAATTTGCCGACGAGATAATTAAATCTAGAATAGCAAAAAGAACTGAGAATCAAAATGACGATTTAGATTTACTCTCCCGTTTTATCCAAAACGACGACAGTAACTCACCGGAATTTCTCCGTGATATAGTCATAAGCTTCATTCTCGCCGGCAGAGACACCACTTCCGCAGCTTTAACCTGGTTTTTCTGGCTACTATCATCAAATCCACAAGTGGAAAGAAAAATACTAAACGAACTCGAATCGATCAGAGCAAGAACCGGAAAAATCACCTGCGACGGTGAAACTTTCAGTTTCGAAGAGCTGAAAGACATGAACTACTTACAGGCAGCAATTTCGGAGTCCATGAGATTGTATCCGCCGGTGCCGGTGGACACAAGAGCTTGTAAAAACGAAGACGTTTTTCCCGACGGAACATTCATCGGAAAAAATTGGTTTGTGGCTTACCATATGTATGCAATGGGGAGGATGGAGAGATTATGGGGGGAAAGTTGCTGCGAATATTTGCCGGAGAGATGGCTGGACGATGATGGAGTTTGCAGGCAAGAAAGTCCGTTTAAGTTTCCGGTGTTTAATGCCGGACCGAGAATATGTTTAGGTAAAGATATGGCTTATATTCAGATGAAATCCATAGCAGCAGCTGTTATTGAGAGGTTTCATATTGATGTGAATAGCAAGGAGAAATGTCCAGAACATGTGTTGGCCATGACACTTAGAATGAAAGGTGGATTGCAAATTAAGGCAAAGGAAAGATGTTATTAA